One genomic window of Tenacibaculum tangerinum includes the following:
- a CDS encoding contact-dependent growth inhibition system immunity protein, producing the protein METKSIEQLEKDVWKNHSEFPTDMVEKCYRYRKISIAELTNVQIRLLISQKIGVEYLIGIALEKLERNILTECDFYEGDLLIAVSGLPAEFWSKNKTEFLTFKNLVKQNSELIKNELGEKKLDKLINRIENGI; encoded by the coding sequence ATGGAAACAAAATCAATCGAACAATTAGAAAAAGATGTCTGGAAAAATCATTCCGAATTTCCTACTGATATGGTTGAGAAATGTTATCGTTATCGGAAAATAAGTATTGCAGAATTGACCAACGTACAAATAAGACTTCTGATTTCTCAAAAAATCGGAGTTGAATATTTAATCGGAATCGCACTCGAAAAACTCGAGCGGAACATTTTAACAGAATGTGATTTTTATGAAGGAGATTTACTTATTGCAGTCTCAGGTTTACCGGCTGAATTTTGGAGTAAAAACAAGACTGAATTCCTGACTTTTAAAAACCTTGTTAAGCAGAATTCAGAATTGATAAAAAACGAGCTTGGAGAGAAAAAACTTGACAAACTAATAAACCGAATTGAAAATGGGATATAA
- a CDS encoding transposase — MSNIARINSRQGRYMKAKRQSTVAPVFGTLTQYMGLRKVNVRGINGANKCMLMAGAAYNIKKLLKFFGTPTKTEAKAVAFVFWLKRTISLNKFRFKLRKKQKRELKFWLRSK; from the coding sequence ATGAGCAACATCGCTCGGATAAACAGTCGACAGGGACGCTATATGAAAGCCAAACGGCAAAGCACGGTAGCACCCGTTTTTGGCACCCTCACACAGTATATGGGCTTGCGCAAAGTTAATGTTAGGGGTATCAATGGGGCGAATAAGTGCATGCTCATGGCTGGGGCGGCTTATAACATTAAAAAACTATTAAAATTCTTTGGTACACCTACTAAAACTGAGGCCAAAGCGGTTGCTTTTGTGTTTTGGTTAAAACGTACGATATCACTTAATAAATTTCGTTTTAAGCTCAGAAAAAAGCAAAAAAGGGAGTTAAAATTTTGGCTTCGTTCTAAATAA
- a CDS encoding DUF6896 domain-containing protein, whose translation MTIEIKKPLRIEKIKTLLEKNERILFVLNNGSFNRDYIVKLQKELSSYVVSEINWINKLVIVPSISTKTVLENLNKFYQCIELFDKTAHSLMNLMAETFDIDLNNSSEIYDLKKNRSEKQRGQINDEWKYYFHGKGCSFTNIITEQFLDVQIINGLEFGELDAYYLLKFIQTTESLKEMSLILNDESNNMQKVIEILRINDYLIQLSDENTGRLIINRNKKPVDNTIYSK comes from the coding sequence ATGACAATAGAAATTAAAAAACCTCTCAGAATTGAAAAGATAAAAACTCTTTTAGAAAAAAATGAGAGAATACTATTTGTCTTGAATAATGGAAGTTTTAATAGAGATTATATAGTAAAACTTCAAAAAGAACTTTCTAGCTACGTGGTTAGTGAAATTAATTGGATTAATAAACTAGTTATTGTTCCTAGTATATCCACGAAGACTGTATTGGAAAATTTAAACAAGTTTTATCAATGTATTGAGCTATTTGATAAAACGGCTCATTCACTTATGAATTTGATGGCAGAAACATTTGACATTGACCTTAATAATTCAAGTGAGATATATGATTTAAAGAAAAACAGAAGTGAAAAGCAAAGAGGTCAAATAAATGATGAATGGAAATATTATTTTCACGGAAAAGGATGCTCATTTACAAATATAATCACTGAACAGTTTTTAGATGTCCAAATTATAAACGGACTCGAATTTGGAGAATTAGATGCTTATTATTTGTTGAAATTTATACAAACAACAGAGTCTTTAAAAGAGATGAGTTTAATTTTAAATGATGAATCAAATAATATGCAAAAAGTAATTGAGATATTGAGAATAAATGATTATTTGATACAGTTATCGGACGAAAATACTGGCAGACTGATAATAAATCGGAATAAAAAGCCAGTAGATAACACTATATATAGCAAATAG
- a CDS encoding SH3 domain-containing protein, giving the protein MDLDFLKFKTELINCVIQKDTLQLKKFLAERVYESKDTCGYPGCTKEELINYYFTDLADESWNDMLTLLRFGFTRKVDENTDWIVPHEKVVFQAPSYLKNVDTENELLILAENVNIREKPSLNSEIIRTTSYEKFKCDCSIVTMTKTTYQTVDGINWIEIKLDDNNVGYVASKFTSYEVIKEMTIAKVEGKWKIISWFQAPGC; this is encoded by the coding sequence TTGGATTTAGATTTTCTAAAATTCAAAACGGAACTTATCAATTGCGTAATACAAAAAGACACTTTGCAACTAAAAAAGTTTTTAGCGGAAAGAGTTTATGAAAGCAAAGATACTTGTGGATATCCGGGTTGTACAAAAGAAGAATTGATAAACTACTATTTTACGGATTTGGCTGATGAGTCTTGGAACGATATGCTAACTTTATTGAGGTTTGGGTTTACTCGCAAAGTTGATGAAAATACCGATTGGATTGTGCCGCACGAAAAAGTAGTTTTTCAAGCACCATCTTATTTAAAAAATGTGGATACGGAAAATGAACTTTTGATATTAGCAGAAAATGTAAATATTCGAGAGAAACCAAGTTTAAATTCAGAAATTATTCGAACAACATCTTACGAGAAATTTAAATGTGATTGCAGTATTGTGACAATGACAAAAACAACTTATCAAACTGTAGACGGAATAAACTGGATTGAAATAAAACTTGACGACAATAATGTAGGATATGTTGCTTCAAAGTTTACATCATACGAAGTGATTAAAGAAATGACAATAGCAAAAGTCGAAGGAAAATGGAAAATTATATCTTGGTTTCAAGCACCAGGTTGCTGA
- a CDS encoding TerC family protein, whose translation MEIFLQADTWVALLTLTFLEVVLGIDNIIFISIASNKLPEHQQKKATRIGLLLAMVFRILLLLGVSYLIGMKDPIWNIELSWISAGITGQSLILIAGGIFLLYKSTSEIHHKVEGREEAASSDTPKKSSTMLNVITQIVLIDIVFSFDSVLTAVGMTNGIEGALTIMIIAVIVSILIMLAFATPISNFVNKHPTIQMLALSFLILIGFMLVTEGAHLSHTVIFGQSVGAIPKGYLYFAIAFSLGVEMLNMKIRGSGNSGKKS comes from the coding sequence ATGGAGATTTTTTTACAAGCAGACACATGGGTAGCATTACTAACCTTAACATTTTTAGAAGTAGTTTTAGGTATTGATAATATTATATTTATCTCAATTGCTTCTAACAAACTACCTGAACATCAACAGAAAAAAGCGACCAGAATAGGGCTTCTACTGGCGATGGTTTTTAGAATTCTATTATTGTTAGGAGTTTCTTACTTAATTGGTATGAAAGACCCAATATGGAATATCGAGTTGTCGTGGATTTCAGCAGGTATTACTGGGCAAAGCTTAATTTTAATTGCTGGAGGTATCTTTTTATTATATAAAAGTACCAGTGAAATACATCATAAAGTTGAAGGAAGAGAAGAAGCAGCATCTTCAGACACTCCTAAGAAGAGTAGTACTATGTTAAATGTAATCACACAAATTGTACTTATTGATATTGTTTTTTCTTTTGACTCTGTACTAACTGCTGTGGGTATGACTAACGGTATTGAAGGTGCTTTAACAATTATGATCATTGCGGTAATTGTTTCTATTTTAATTATGTTAGCTTTTGCCACTCCTATTAGTAATTTTGTCAATAAACATCCAACAATTCAAATGTTGGCCTTATCGTTTTTAATTTTAATCGGTTTTATGTTGGTTACCGAAGGAGCACATTTATCGCACACTGTAATTTTCGGACAATCGGTTGGTGCCATTCCTAAAGGATATTTATATTTTGCCATCGCCTTTTCTTTAGGTGTTGAAATGCTAAACATGAAAATACGTGGTAGTGGTAATTCTGGTAAAAAAAGCTAA
- a CDS encoding TonB-dependent receptor, with translation MIFILLLSFSTVESQNCEYTFSGLVEDFHDKSPIIGATVFIKNQNKYAVTNSEGKFSIPNVCSGNSTIEVSHVACEPQTFELNVSSNIFKIIDLEHHEEELKEIHIKGATGLKTKTAQETLLKTKTLEKFSGGSLGDAIKSISGVSSINTGNNIVKPVINGLNGSRVLISFNNVRLHDQEWGVEHAPNIDVNAAQSISVIKGANALQYGGDAIGGVVIINPTKSSIEKDTLYGKSIISQQTNGRLFSVMTSLNKSYQSGWYVNGQASFKRAGDFEAANYNLTNTGINQKAFTINTGYRKFEKGFEAFYSYLSNEIGILSASHFGNVSDLVTAIESDKPSIIRDFSYDINNPKQDVTHQLLKTNFYKRFKGFGMLSLQYDYQVNHRLEFDRRIGDNANLQAVDLKLKTHSFKTDLKLDSNLDRIYKVGIHGFYENNFSDPITKVRRLIPDYDRFNFGVYSIANFKFDTFMFSGGLRYDVEHINAKKFYQQSRWYNLNYQDDFSDIIIDPDVSGSQLLTNPKFTYHNISASLGLTYNVNRQNTFTVNYGLANRAPNPSELFSDGLHHSAARIELGDLRIKTETSNRFSASYKFNNEKLNLGVETFYNHIKDFIYIEPSGQETTNRGAFPVWSYKQVNAQLFGIDTDIQYEINNNFSVSNKSSLLKGRDLSGNRPLLDIPPFKTTTSLVFKKENWNHFFASIESEFNARQNEYPNNNFNVFLPTLNESVLVDISTPPPAYHLLNFSSGFEFKLSKVHLNVNVFVDNVLNESYRNYLNRLRFFADDLGRNFKIQLKINY, from the coding sequence TTGATTTTCATATTATTACTATCTTTTAGCACAGTAGAAAGTCAAAATTGCGAATACACATTTTCTGGATTAGTAGAAGATTTCCATGATAAATCACCTATAATAGGAGCCACCGTTTTTATTAAAAATCAAAACAAATATGCGGTGACTAACTCTGAAGGAAAATTTTCAATTCCTAATGTGTGTTCGGGTAATAGTACCATTGAAGTTTCTCACGTAGCTTGTGAACCTCAAACTTTTGAGTTGAATGTTTCAAGTAATATCTTTAAGATAATAGACTTAGAGCACCACGAAGAAGAGCTAAAAGAAATTCACATAAAAGGGGCAACAGGTTTAAAAACCAAAACAGCTCAAGAAACGTTGTTAAAAACAAAAACGTTAGAGAAATTTAGCGGTGGTAGCTTAGGTGATGCTATAAAAAGCATATCGGGAGTATCTTCAATTAATACAGGTAATAACATTGTAAAGCCTGTTATTAATGGGCTAAATGGTAGTAGAGTTCTTATCTCTTTTAATAATGTAAGACTCCACGACCAAGAATGGGGTGTTGAACATGCTCCTAACATTGATGTGAATGCCGCACAATCTATATCGGTTATCAAAGGGGCAAATGCTTTGCAATACGGAGGTGATGCTATTGGTGGTGTTGTAATTATAAACCCAACCAAAAGTAGTATCGAAAAAGATACTTTATACGGTAAAAGTATTATTTCGCAACAAACCAATGGTCGTTTATTTTCTGTAATGACAAGTTTAAATAAAAGTTACCAAAGTGGTTGGTATGTAAACGGACAAGCTTCTTTTAAAAGAGCTGGTGACTTTGAAGCTGCTAATTACAACCTTACCAATACCGGAATTAACCAAAAGGCGTTTACCATTAATACTGGTTACCGAAAGTTTGAAAAAGGTTTTGAAGCTTTTTACAGTTATTTGTCAAATGAGATAGGAATTTTAAGTGCATCTCATTTTGGTAATGTTTCCGATTTAGTTACTGCTATCGAGAGTGACAAACCTTCGATAATTAGAGACTTTAGTTACGACATTAATAACCCTAAGCAAGATGTTACTCATCAACTACTCAAAACAAATTTCTATAAACGATTTAAAGGATTTGGTATGTTGTCTTTGCAATATGACTATCAAGTTAATCACAGATTAGAATTTGACAGACGTATTGGTGATAATGCTAATTTACAAGCAGTTGATTTAAAACTCAAAACACATAGTTTTAAAACTGATTTAAAATTAGACTCAAACTTAGATCGTATTTATAAAGTTGGTATTCATGGCTTTTATGAAAACAACTTCTCAGATCCTATTACCAAAGTTAGAAGATTAATACCTGATTATGATAGGTTTAACTTCGGGGTTTATAGCATTGCTAATTTCAAATTCGATACTTTTATGTTTTCTGGTGGACTCAGATATGATGTAGAGCATATCAATGCCAAAAAGTTTTATCAGCAATCTAGATGGTATAATTTGAATTATCAAGATGATTTTAGTGATATTATCATTGATCCCGATGTGTCTGGTTCTCAGTTATTAACAAATCCGAAATTTACCTATCATAACATTTCGGCATCTCTTGGCTTAACTTATAATGTAAATAGACAAAATACATTTACGGTTAATTATGGTTTAGCAAATAGAGCCCCAAACCCTTCTGAGTTGTTTAGCGATGGACTTCATCATTCTGCTGCTCGGATAGAGTTAGGTGATTTACGTATAAAGACTGAAACTTCTAACAGATTTTCTGCTTCCTATAAATTTAATAACGAAAAATTAAATCTAGGTGTAGAAACGTTTTACAATCATATTAAAGATTTTATTTACATAGAACCAAGCGGTCAAGAAACAACCAACAGAGGAGCTTTCCCCGTTTGGTCTTATAAACAAGTTAATGCACAACTATTTGGTATTGACACCGATATACAATACGAAATAAACAATAACTTTTCAGTAAGCAACAAAAGTTCACTTTTAAAAGGAAGAGACCTTTCTGGAAACAGACCTCTACTCGACATTCCTCCTTTTAAAACCACAACTTCGCTAGTTTTTAAGAAAGAAAACTGGAATCATTTTTTCGCTTCAATAGAAAGCGAATTTAATGCTAGGCAAAACGAGTATCCTAATAATAATTTCAATGTGTTTTTACCCACCTTGAATGAATCGGTACTCGTTGATATTAGCACTCCTCCACCAGCATATCATCTATTAAATTTTTCTTCTGGATTTGAATTCAAACTATCAAAAGTACACTTAAATGTAAATGTATTTGTTGATAATGTATTGAATGAGTCTTATAGAAACTATCTCAATAGATTGCGTTTTTTTGCTGATGATTTAGGAAGAAACTTTAAAATTCAATTAAAAATTAATTATTAA
- a CDS encoding type 1 periplasmic binding fold superfamily protein, translating into MKHIKTLSVLFILSLTILAACSNDDDPVPVNEEEVITTVTIELTNGTEKVILQSRDLDGDGPNAPEIQGGTLKANTTYSGVITLLNETETPAENITDEVAAEADEHQFFYSAAGIASTFTYTGTNDSNGNPVGINFTVSTEGAGTGVYTVTLRHEPNKSATGVKEGNITNAGGETDVEISFPITVE; encoded by the coding sequence ATGAAACATATTAAAACACTAAGCGTATTATTCATTTTATCATTAACCATACTAGCTGCTTGCTCAAATGATGATGACCCAGTACCTGTAAACGAAGAAGAGGTAATTACAACGGTTACCATCGAATTAACAAATGGTACTGAAAAAGTAATTTTACAAAGTAGAGACTTGGATGGTGATGGTCCTAATGCTCCCGAAATACAAGGTGGTACTTTAAAAGCCAATACAACTTACAGCGGAGTAATTACATTATTAAACGAAACAGAAACACCTGCCGAAAATATTACGGATGAGGTTGCAGCTGAAGCCGATGAGCATCAATTTTTTTACAGCGCAGCCGGAATAGCCAGTACGTTTACCTATACTGGTACTAATGATTCTAATGGTAATCCTGTGGGTATTAATTTTACAGTATCTACTGAAGGTGCAGGAACTGGAGTGTATACTGTAACTTTAAGACACGAACCTAATAAATCTGCTACTGGTGTAAAAGAAGGCAACATTACTAATGCTGGTGGAGAAACTGATGTAGAGATTAGTTTCCCTATAACGGTAGAATAA
- the msrA gene encoding peptide-methionine (S)-S-oxide reductase MsrA: MKIFKIVTAFTAIVLAIVLLSFSQKKEEKRKEKSVQTSSETKVAYFASGCFWCVEAIFESVYGVEEAVSGYAGGHTKNPTYETIGTGSTGHAESVAVYYNPKKVSFQTLVTVFFGSHDPTTKNGQHPDYGSQYRSIAFYENQEEKEIIENTIIKLNKEVYDGRIVTEVMRMDTFYPAEEYHQNYERLHPENPYVRSVSIPRLHKFKRKFPKLLKKEEE, encoded by the coding sequence ATGAAGATATTTAAGATAGTAACAGCGTTTACAGCTATTGTTTTAGCGATTGTCTTATTGAGTTTTTCACAAAAAAAAGAAGAGAAACGAAAAGAAAAGTCAGTACAAACAAGCTCAGAAACCAAAGTGGCTTATTTTGCCAGCGGTTGTTTTTGGTGTGTGGAAGCAATTTTTGAAAGCGTTTATGGAGTGGAGGAAGCAGTATCAGGATATGCAGGAGGGCATACCAAAAATCCTACGTATGAAACCATAGGTACGGGTAGCACAGGACATGCTGAATCGGTAGCCGTGTATTACAATCCTAAAAAAGTAAGTTTTCAAACTTTGGTAACCGTATTTTTTGGTTCACACGACCCAACAACTAAAAACGGACAGCATCCTGATTATGGTTCTCAATATCGCTCAATTGCATTTTATGAGAATCAAGAGGAAAAAGAAATCATAGAAAATACCATTATAAAACTAAATAAGGAGGTTTATGATGGAAGAATAGTTACCGAGGTGATGCGTATGGATACTTTTTATCCTGCGGAAGAATATCACCAAAATTACGAACGTTTACATCCTGAAAATCCGTATGTACGAAGCGTTTCAATTCCCCGATTACATAAATTCAAACGTAAATTCCCCAAGTTGCTTAAAAAGGAAGAAGAATAA